CCGTAATCAGTTCTAGGGGTCATACTGCCAAGCAGGTATCCGAGAGGCTCAAGGAGTATCAGCATAACTATCGATTCTATGCCTCACTCTCATTTTTTGACCTGAACCGAGTAAGGATTGCGGATACATCCGGAAAATCTATCGGGAAAAGGCGTGAGCTTGTGGAATACTGGAGAGATATCGACGCCGGCAAAGAATTTGTCGTCAACATCCATAAATCCGTAACCCTGAATACGGTCGTGATCCATTTCGTTCATATTGTCAAAGACAGAAACGGAATCCCCTTCGGAGTTGTCGTTTCTCGGATGCCTGTTGAAAAATTATATGATATCACAAGATTCGTCCCTGTTGTGTCTCATGACAGCGAAGTGCAGAAACACCTCGAAATCGATCTTGTCGACAAAGACGGATTGCTTCTCTATTCCAATCGCAACAGGGCTATTCTGCAAGATTTATCGCCTCATTGGAACTTTGTTAAGGCCGCTCTCGCAATCGGAGAGAACGTGGGTAATCTGAAACATGCTCCTGCGAGGCCGGAGGTGATCACTACCTTTGTGCGTGAACGAGGTTATCTTGACTTCAGAGGCAATGACTGGACTCTCATCATGGTCGTGCCTGCGAGCCTTGCCTTCCTTCCGGCAGATGAAATGAGAAATAATATCATCGGTATCTCTTCATTTTTTGGTATTCTCTCTCTCCTTATCATTTTCCTCTTCTCCCGCACCATTTCCGGTCCGATCCTGAAACTCAGCGAAGCATCCGTCGAGATCGGCAAAGGCAATCTGGATAGTAAGGTGGAAATTGCGTCGCGGGATGAGATAGGTCAGATGGCCGGTGCATTTAATACGATGGCGTCCCAAATAAAGGAATATATCACAACACAGAACCGTTCGGAAGAGGCCTTGCGGAGGAGTGAGGCCAAGGCCAAGGCACTCTTCAACGCCATACCCGATATGATTTTTCGCATCAGCAGGGAGGGATTCTTCTTGGAGTATGAGACTGAACATAACCGCTCGACATTGGTGCCGCCGAGTGAATTTATCGGCGCAAGTATTCGGGAAATCATGCCGTCTGACGTGGCTGAAAAAACCCTGCACCATATTGATAGGGCTCTGCAGGACGGAGAGCTGCAGAGCTTCGAGTACAAGTTATATCTGAATGGTACCCACCGCCATTACGAAGCAAGAATCGTGAAGAGCGGCGAAGACGAGGTTCTCGCAATAGTGCGGGACATTACCGAGCATCGCAGGCTCGAAGAACAGTTGTTCCATGCGCAGAAAATGGAGGCGATCGGTACCATGGCCGGCGGCATCGCACATGAGTACAATAACATCCTCACTGCGATCATGGGATTCGGTGAGATATTACGAGACAACCTGGACAGCGACAATCCCCTGAGAGGCTATGCTGACCTCCTCCTCTCATCCTCGGAGAGGGCGGCCAAAATCACGAAGGGCTTACTGGCATATACGAGGAAACAGGTGACCCTCATGGATTATGCGGATGTCAATGAAATCATAAAGACCATGGAAAGTTTCTTACCGAGTCTTGTCGGTGAGAAGATCCGGTTGTCGATAGAGACTGCCGCAACAGGCTTGCCGGTACTCGCGGACAGGGCGCAGATAGAGCAGGTCCTCATGAATTTGGTAACAAACGCGGTCGACGCCATGCCGGGGGGAGGCGACTTGACTATCACAGCAGCACCGTTTCGCGGTGAAAAGGGATTCGCAGATAATCAAGCCTGCCTGCCGCCGGGGAATTACGCTCTCGTTACGGTGGCGGATACCGGTATTGGCATCGATAGAGAGACACAGGCAAAGATGTTCGAACCGTTCTTTACAACGAAGGAGGTCGGCAAGGGAACGGGACTCGGACTATCGATAGTATATGGCGTAGTACAAAAACACAGGGGATACATAACCGTCGAGAGCGCTGCCGGCCGCGGGACATCGTTCAGGATTTACCTTCCATTACTCGAATCGGAAGGCAATAAGGCACAGGCCGTTCCTCCCGCACAACCGGCCGGCGGCACAGAGACCGTTCTCGTGGCGGAAGATAACGTCTCCGTGCGAAATCTCGTCAGCCAGGTGCTTGAGAATGCGGGATATAGGGTGATAGAGGCTGTCGACGGAATGGACGCCGTACAGAAATTCATCGAGCATGAGGACAGCATCAACCTCCTGTTATTTGATATATCGATGCCTCATATGACGGGTACGACGGCCTATCACGAAATAGAGAAGAACAAGAAAGATATCAAGGTGATATTCTTAAGCGGCTATGCGTACGATGACGACTCCATGAAGGAGATTGCTGACAAGGGGTACCCTTTTATCCA
This genomic stretch from Thermodesulfovibrionales bacterium harbors:
- a CDS encoding ATP-binding protein gives rise to the protein MKFATKLIGIFSGIFLVSTLSVTYFVYTSNIRILEKEIKEKLEAQAFHTMDKIDRMLFERYEDMVTLSLDPVISSRGHTAKQVSERLKEYQHNYRFYASLSFFDLNRVRIADTSGKSIGKRRELVEYWRDIDAGKEFVVNIHKSVTLNTVVIHFVHIVKDRNGIPFGVVVSRMPVEKLYDITRFVPVVSHDSEVQKHLEIDLVDKDGLLLYSNRNRAILQDLSPHWNFVKAALAIGENVGNLKHAPARPEVITTFVRERGYLDFRGNDWTLIMVVPASLAFLPADEMRNNIIGISSFFGILSLLIIFLFSRTISGPILKLSEASVEIGKGNLDSKVEIASRDEIGQMAGAFNTMASQIKEYITTQNRSEEALRRSEAKAKALFNAIPDMIFRISREGFFLEYETEHNRSTLVPPSEFIGASIREIMPSDVAEKTLHHIDRALQDGELQSFEYKLYLNGTHRHYEARIVKSGEDEVLAIVRDITEHRRLEEQLFHAQKMEAIGTMAGGIAHEYNNILTAIMGFGEILRDNLDSDNPLRGYADLLLSSSERAAKITKGLLAYTRKQVTLMDYADVNEIIKTMESFLPSLVGEKIRLSIETAATGLPVLADRAQIEQVLMNLVTNAVDAMPGGGDLTITAAPFRGEKGFADNQACLPPGNYALVTVADTGIGIDRETQAKMFEPFFTTKEVGKGTGLGLSIVYGVVQKHRGYITVESAAGRGTSFRIYLPLLESEGNKAQAVPPAQPAGGTETVLVAEDNVSVRNLVSQVLENAGYRVIEAVDGMDAVQKFIEHEDSINLLLFDISMPHMTGTTAYHEIEKNKKDIKVIFLSGYAYDDDSMKEIADKGYPFIQKPLTPKELLKKLREVLD